The DNA sequence CGACGCAGTATGTCGAGGGGGCCAGCTACAATGTTGAAATCTGGATCAGCGATCAACTGGCCCAGGTTCTGGCCGCTCAGACCACGGAAAATTCCTCGATCACTTCTGTTGTGCTTGATCTGTTATGGGATGACACAACGGCAGCCTTTGGTGATTTTGCCGATGTCACTGGTGTTGCGAGTGCCTTCCGACTCCTGACCCAGGTGGGTGGTATCAATAATGCCACCGGGGTAATCGAAGATTTCTCAGGAATCACCCTGATGCCTGGCATGGCTGATGGCTACTATGCCCGGGTCGGTTACGCGTCATTTATCGCCAACGCCCCGACAGCAGACGCCGACCCGGTTGAGTATACCGTCAATATTACACCCGGTGAAGATTTGGTCAATCGCGGTACTGAAATCGATCTGAGTCAGATTGATATCATTGGTACTTCGGTGTCACATTTCGGGACCTCCGAATTCCTGATCCAGACGGATATGACCAATATCAACATCGAAGGGACGATCAATATTGGCGGGGAAGTGATTACGCTGACTCCTCAGGATCTGGGGCTGGACAGTACGACCGTGAGTGGTCGTCTGGAAGTCCTGTTCGACGATGTGAATAATCCTTCCACGATTCAGATTCTGGATTCGTTCATTGAGGTCAACCCCTCCGGGCTGGCCCTGCCCGATCGCACAGCAGCGAATAATGACCGAACTACAGAGGAACTGGCTGATTTCGGATTGGAAGGCGTGCTATCGAATTTCAACGGGACTGGTAACCCCGCTGATCTGACAGTTGCCATTCGGGATGCCCTGGTGCAGGTACTCTCCAGTACGCAGGCTCTGGATGGCGACGGTAATTTCAACATTTCCGAGGACTGGCAACTGACCAATGGTGACCTCTATTCCATGCTGGTTGTGCCGGCCTTTGGTAATTTTGTTGCCAGTGATACGGTCGAGTCCACAGCTGGTGAAACGATGGCCTTCTTCGATCCGGGGCAGGCGTACCAACCGGTGTGGACAGCTGGAGCCAGGCCAAACTGAAGGAATTATCTACCGGTCTGTATGAACTGGTGATACCTGTCAGCCGCGTGCTCAACTTCAACACCGAAGCGGGATATCCTGTCGAGTTGAAACTGACCGGCTACGCGACCGCCCGCTTCCTCGTGGATCAGGAAACGACAGATCAATTTGGAGACACAATCGGTACGGCTCATGCCACCGGTTTGAGTTCTGCCTCGACGGGGACTAATACCTATTACGGTGGCATCGGGAATAATACTTCCATCGCCGATCCGCTGCTGGATGTCGATATGTTCCAGGTGCAGTTGAACGCTGGTGACAGCGTGATCGTGGACATCGACGCCAGCCAGTTCCAGACAGGACTGGACAGCGTGGTGCGGATCTTTGATGCAGCCGGAAACGAAGTGGCTTACTCGGATGACGATCTGGCCCCGGATGAAAACTTTGTCAGTTTCCTGTCCAACTTTGATTCCTATGTAACCTACACCAACACTACGGGAAGTGCGGGTAATTTCTTTATCGGGATCAGTGCTTATAACGACCTTGATGACCCGGTTTCATATGATCCAACGGATACCGCAGGACGTCCGACGGGCGTTGATCCTTCGGATGTGGGTAGCTATGACCTGCATATCACAGTCCAGAATGGTGCAGCACCGCTGCATGGAACCCAGGCTGTCATTACTGATGCACCGCTGGAAGACGGGACAGCCGTCGATCTGGCGGTCGTCCGTGATCAGACCCAGCTGGATGCCTATGGTCAGACCAGCAGTCTGCCGAACAGCGATACCTGGATCGATGAGTGGAGTTCCTTCTGGGTGGAAATCTACGTTGAAACGGCAGATGCTCAGGGCATTACTGCAGCGATTGCCGATCTGAATTACAACACCGATTTCTTCACCGCCACGGCGATTGAATTTGGTGCCGCGTTTGCTGACAACGGGCAGGCAATCATTGATGATGCCACCGGCGTCGTAACCGGATTGAGCGGAACGGCTCAATACGAGAAAGCAGGGCACCTCAAGAAGGCTCTGCTGGCCCGCGTGAAATTTGAATCGCTGGAGCAGGATGATGTCTCGATTGACTTCGAGGATAAATTCATCGGTCCACATGCCCTGGGGCTCTCGTTGAGCAATGTGAGTGTCAGCCTGACAGATGACACAGAGACCACCCTGCTGGTGGGCGATGCTCCCGAAACAGACCTGTGGGCGATTGCCTATGATGTGAATGATGATGATGTCATTGACTTCAAGGATCTGACGATTCTGGCTTCGGTCTACAACCAGAATGTGCTCGATACGGATTCACCTTATGTCTGGGCCCTGGATGCCGATAAGAGTGGTGATGTCAACTTCAAAGACCTGACGTTCTTTGCCACCAACTATGGAGTTTCGAAAGGCGGGGACAGGGATGTAGTCTACCCGTCGAACTTCCTGCAACGCTGGTATGGTAAGACCACCAACATCAGTGGTGACTCTTCGATCGATCAGGTAATGGATACGGCACTGAGCATCTGGCAGGACGCCCTGGGAATGGATGAGCCTCTGGATATCCAGCTGGTGATCACCGACCTGGGCGGCACTCAACTGGGTGAAGGCCAGATCACCGCTGTCGACGAGCAGGGCCGACCTGTCGCCGGGATTGTGACACTGGACGACGATGCCGCCGGCCTGGGCTGGTACTCTGACATCTCGACAACTGCCTTTGGTGGTGGCGAGCTGGAAGGGGGCGTGTCTTACACGGCTGACATCAATTCCGATGCGGCTGGTCATTACGACCTGTTAACCGTGCTGTTGCATGAAATCGGTCACGTTGCCGGCTTCACAGATACTTATGCACCATTCGAAAGCCACATTCAGGTGGGCGTAGGTGGTACGCTGAGCTTCGTCGGCAACGGATTTGAAGCAACGCTGACAGACGATGGCCTGCACCTGGATGATTCGGTACATGATGGCGACGTCATGAACGCGACACTCGATCCGGGTGTGCGGAAACTGCCTTCGATTCTGGATGCATTGATTCTGCAGACCGCTCATGAGACGGCTGCTTCTGGCGACTTCGAGATTATGGTGGGCGTCAACGCTCCGCTGATGGCAAATCTGCCTCTGACAGGCAGCGATGAAACTGTTCTGCCTGAAGCAATCCAGCCGCTGGCTCCCCTGGTAGAACTGGCTCAGGTCAGCTTCGACGCCTCTGGAAGCCAGAGTGATCCTGCAGGCTCGAATCTGCCTGTGATCTGGAATCAGGTCTGGAACACCCTGAATCAGCTCTCCCAGGGAGCAGATCCGAGTGAACTGGATCTGACACTGCTGGAAGGTCTGAATGAAGAATTCGTTCAGTCGCTGCGGGAACACGGCCTGTCGATTATCGAGTCTGGCGAGATTCTGGGTCACGAATTGAGTGAGCTGGATCCTGCCGACTGGCAGCTGACAGGACTGGACCAGGATGGAGATGGCGACTTTGATGCAGTCTTCTCAAACTGGGCAGGTCCCATACTTTAAATCGCTAATTCACTGAATTTAAATTCAGCAGGCTCTGATATGTGACGTATGATGACATATCAGGGCCTTTTTTCATAAGTGCAACGTCGACTGGCTGTTGTAGGTGAGATAGGCGATTGAGTTGCTTTTTGACAACATACAGTAATTTTCGTCAGGGTCGATGCCCTGTCTCGTAAGAGTTTGAAAGACTTGGGTTTCTGTTCTTGAATAGTGAACAGGCCGATGTTATGTTTCAGGTGTCTTGAGGGAACTCGGGACGAACTGATCTTTTTTTACCGCGATGAACTGCCTGTCACTGCAGGAGCTCTTCATCTCCGGTCCGTACAGTTCCCATATCCGGAACCAATAACTTCTTCAGATTTTGTAACATTGAGGAGAAATCAAGCGTGAGTGCTAAGAAAGATGACAAACCAGCTGAAGCAGCACCAGAAGCAGCTGCAGAACAGGCTCAAGGTCAGGCCCCCGCTCAGCAGCAGCAGCAGGTCAAGGTGAATGATGCAAACGTCATTGCCAGCTATGCCAATTTCTGTCGCGTTTCCAGTACTCCAGAAGAGTTGATTCTGGACCTGGGACTGAACCCGCAGCCACTGGATCCCGCCAACACTGAAATCAATGTGGGACAGCGGATCATTCTGAATCACTACACAGCCAAGCGTCTGTTGAGTGCTCTCTCAATGGCTCTGCAGCGGCATGAGCAGGCCTTCGGTGTTCTGGAAACAGACATCCGGAAACGCGTCGTGCGTCAGCAGCAGACCTAGTCTATTGATGACGGCCTGAGTTTCTCAGGCAGCGATCTTCTGAACCGGCCCGTTACCTGGTGTAACGGGGCCGGTTTTTTACTGCGCTGACGGGCAGCAGGGGCGGGGCTTTGTATCCATTCGTCAGGTGACTGATATTCTGGTTTTTCCTGAAAAATTGAATAAAAGACTGGCAGCGGTTGAGTAGGAAAGCGTATAGCAGTTTGCTAACTTTATTTATGATACTGCAAGAGGTCTGGAGTGATGCGCTTTCAATCTCAGATCTTATAGGATATCGTAGAAGTAGTATCTTTTCGAAACCGTAACTGCGACAGAACTCCTGCTCTTTCAGGTTTCCTGAGATGCAGGAGGCGTATGTCGGTTGTTCTTAATTACAGCCCGGAGAGGGCAGAATGTTAGATAAACCAGATCCCGCTTCGTCTTACCATGACGGCAACGGGCAGAGCGACGTTTCGCTGCCCGACGATTTAATTAACGAATTAAGCTCGGAATCGTTAAACTTCGTAGAAGACCTCTACACGAGCTATCTGGAGTCACCCAGTTCGGTGAGCGAGGAATGGCGAAATTATTTTGCCAGGTTCCCCCAGAAGTCAGCCCGTAAACGCAAGCCGGGTTTCGGTCCCACATTCAAACGTCATTCGATGTTCAATCCGCCGTCACCCGTCCGGAATGAAGCCGTCGATCGTCAGACAATGAAGATCGCCGACCGGCAGGAACGTCTGGACCAGTTGATCCGTAACTATCGCGTGCGGGGACACATCCTGGCGTCGCTCGATCCGTTGGGAAAAAAGCGGGCAACTCCGGCTGAACTGATGCCCGAGTTTTACGATTTCTCCGAGCGGGATTACGACCGCGTCTTTTCGACCTCCACCTTTGGTGGTCCGAAACAGCGAACGCTGCGGGAAATGATTCAGTGGCTCAAAAACACCTACTGCCGTTCGATCGGTGCGCAGTTCATGCACATCGACAGTCTGCGGGTTCGGGAGTGGCTGCAGACCCGAATGGAAAGTACGGCGAACTTCCTCAAGTTCGAACGTCCCGAAGCGCTGCGGATTCTGCGTCGACTGACCGACGCCGTCGGCTTTGAAGAATTCATTCAGAAAAAGTATGTCGGCCTGAAGAGCTTCTCGCTGGAAGGGGCCGAAAGTCTGATTCCACTGCTCGACCTGGCGATTGAAAAAGCAGGTGAGCAGGGGGTCGATGAAATCGTATTCGGTATGGCCCACCGCGGTCGTCTGAACGTGCTGACCAATATCATGGGCAAAAAGCCTCGTGAGATTTTCCGCGAATACGAAGATTCGGTTCCGGAAATGAGTGTGGGCCGCGGCGACGTGAAATACCACCTGGGTTACAGCTCGGACTGGATGACCGAATCCGGACACAACGTCCACCTGACGCTCTGTTTCAACCCGAGCCACCTGGAATTCGTGAACCCGGTTGCTATGGGACGTATGCGGGCGAAACAGGATCGCTGGCACAACATTGACCGGACCAAGGGGATGGTGCTGCTGATTCACGGTGACGCCGCGTTTGCCGGAGAAGGTGTGGTGCAGGAAAGCCTGAACCTGAGCGAACTGCGGGGCTACCGCACGGGGGGAACGATTCACGTTGTCGTGAATAACCAGATCGGTTTCACCACCGACCCCGCTCAGAGTCGCTCTTCGACCTACGCGACCGATGTGGCCAAGATGCTGCAGATTCCTATCTTCCACGTGAATGGTGAAGATCCGGAAGCAGTCGCCCAGGTTGTCCGTCTGGCAATGGATTTCCGCAAAGAATTCCATCGGGACGTGGTCATCGACATGTACTGCTATCGTCGTCGTGGGCATAACGAAGGGGATGAGCCTTCATTCACTCAGCCTCTGATGTACGATGTGATCGACAAGCGGCCTTCAGTCCGCGACAGCTTCCTGCAGCGGATGCTGGAACGAAAGTCGGTCACCGAGGAAGATGCCGACCGGTTACAGGAAGAAAGTGTTTCACATCTGGAAGCCGAACTGGCGGCAGCCCGGGTCGAGAATTATCCTCATAAGGTCGAACTGCCCGGCGGGATCTGGACCGGTTATCGCGGCGGAAAAGAACTGCCCGCGGATCAGATCGATACCGGAGTTCCCGAGGAGAGTCTCTCTAATTTGCTGTTGAAGCAGACCGAGCTGCCCGATGGTTTTACGCCACATAAGAAAATTAAACGGTTGCTGCAGATCCGTAAGGATATGGCCGCAGGAGAGCGGAAGCTGGACTGGGGAACCGCAGAAGCCCTGGCATTCGCGTCACTGCTGACCGAAGGTTATCGGATTCGCGTCAGCGGTCAGGATGCACAGCGTGGTACTTTCAGCCATCGTCATGCCGTACTGCACGATGTGAAGACCGGTAAAAAGTACACACCGCTCAAGCACCTGGTTTCAGGTCAGGGCACCGTCGAGATTGTGAACAGCCCGCTTTCCGAAGCAGGGGTTTTAGGTTTCGACTATGGCTACAGCCTGGACTGTCCCGATGGTCTGATTATCTGGGAAGCCCAGTTTGGCGATTTCGTCAACGCGGCTCAGGTCATCATCGATCAGTTTATTGTCAGTGCAGAAGACAAGTGGCAACGCTACAGCGGCATGGTAATGCTGCTGCCTCACGGGTTTGAAGGTCAGGGACCGGAACACTCCAGTGCCCGCTTCGAGCGTTTCCTGCAACTGGCGGCGGAAAGTAATATTCAGATTGCGGTACCGACTACGCCGGACCAGTTCTTCCATCTGCTCAGACGTCAGGTCATCCGCAAGTGGCGTAAGCCTCTGATCGTCATGACTCCCAAGAGTCTGCTCCGACATCGCGATGCGGTTTCCAGTTTCAGTTCGCTGACCTCTGGTTCCTTCATGAAGGTGATCGGCGATACGAGCGATCTGAATCCGCAGAAAGTGAAACGGATTCTGTTGTGTACCGGAAAGATCTATTACGATCTGAACGAACGCCGTCGTCAGACCGAACGTGACGATGTGGCCGTCGTGCGAATCGAGCAGCTTTATCCGGTGCCTCATGAAGATCTGGAAGCAGCCCTGGCACCCTATCCGGAAGGAACCCCGGTTTACTGGGTTCAGGAAGAGCCGGAAAACATGGGCGCCTGGCGATTCATTTACTGCCGGTTCAAAGGAAACCTGTTTGGGCGCCATCCGCTGCACGGGGTTTATCGTCCCGCGAGTGCCAGCCCGGCAACAGGCTCCGGTCGCAGCCATCAGTTCGAACAGGAAATGCTGATCAACGAAAGTTTCCGGGACGACTCTTAGTCCCGGAGACTATCTCTGCTTGAGTTCAGCGATGACTTCGGCCAGGTGAAAATGGTGTTTGCCCAGTTTGCCGCCGTAGTTGCCCGCTGTGATCTGCAGCAGTCCCGGTAACTGCGTGGCTGCCTGCAGGCCTTCGCACATCGCCTGTTGAACGTCGTCGAATGTTTCGCCGTCGATGACGATTTCATAAACGCAGCCTGTACCCTCAGGGAGATCAGAATCGGTCTCGGCGCGGAGGGTCGGGCAGTAGGCGTCGTTCGTAGAGGCTTTGAGCGCAGAATACTTCGAACCGACTTTACTGCCGCTGCGGACAATGCCTCCCGGGAAGGGGAGGATGACATTGTCGACGGCCTGCATGGCGGTAACAGCCGCTTCGGTTGCGAGCAGGCCTGCAGACTGGTTCGTCGCGCAGATCAGCAGGTTGCCCCCGGCGACTCCTTTGAAGGAACCAACACGATCTTCGCAGACGAATTCGCCATCCATGACCGGAATTCTCCAGAGGCGGCGATCCTCCCATTTCTTTGAAATCTGAAATCCATCACCAAAGAAGCGGAGCTGTTTGCCCAGGGCCAGGGCTTTTTCGGGATCTGTCACCGGGATGCCGGCGTAGCAGGCAGTGGTGGGACAGGTCAGGATACATTGACCCACGCGATTAGTGACTGCTTTCTCAAGCGCAGAGCGACTGAAAGCGAAGAACATCAGGCTGACACCGGGACGTCCATCGGGGCTCTCTTCAGGGGAGAGGAACTTTTCGACGCCGGCTTCGGCATCACAGGCGATGACACTGGTGGCGTAACCGGTGACTTCGGTTGCCGCGATCCGGACCCAGGATTCGGAGACCGCGGTCACAATAATACGGGTTCCGACCGTGGTGAATGCCTCTGCAAACGTGTCGCAGACGGGAACGTCGTTCCATGCCAGTTCTGGTTGAGTATTCAAGTTCGTGCCCGGACGCTGATAAAAACTGTGTTGTCCAATAAATCCTGCCCCTGATTATGGCGGATCGGGCGCAAAATTCAAAGGGTCAGCGTTCCTGAGTCGGAGTCGGGCTTCCCTGGATCTGCAGTTCCATCTGAATCAGCTTCGGAACACTTTTCGCCTGCATTTTTTTCATGATCTTGGCGCGGTGGGCTTCAACCGTCTTAAAGCTGACATTCAACTTCTCTGCAATTTCGCGGCTGGAGAAACCCGAGACGACATATTTCATGACTTCATTTTCGCGGCGGGTGAGTGTTGCTTTGCGTTCCACCAGTTCTTTGTTCTGCAGACGATTCGCCTTGTTTTTGATATCGCGTTCGATGCCTTTCTGGATGTAATCCAGCAGAACCTGATCGCTGACCGGCTTTTCCAGAAAATCAACGGCTCCCGCTTTCATGGCACGGACAGCCATGGGAACATCTCCGTAACCGGAAACGATGATGACGGGAATGTCGTAGCCCCGCTCCCTGAGTTTCTCCTGCAGTTCGAGACCACTCATGCCGGGGATGCGCACATCGAGCACCAGGCAGCCGGGGTGATCGGGAGAATAACTTTCCAGAAATTCGCTGGCGAGTTCATGGGTTTGAACTTTGAGCCCGACCGATTCAATCAGCCAGCGGAGTGATTTGCGAATTGCCGGGTCGTCATCGACGACAAATACGGTTGCTTCCTGTTGGATTGTCATAGCTTCAGCCACCACCACTGTTATCTCCATTTACTAAGGGAAGCTCAATGAAAAAGCTGGTTCCCTGTTTATTGCGACGGGGGTAAAGTTTCCCCCCGTGGGCTTCGATAATGGTCTGGCTGATGGACAAACCAACGCCCAGGCCTTTTTGTTTAGTTGTGTAGAATGTTTCGAAGATAGAATTTTCTTCGCCTTTTTTCAAACCTATTCCGCTGTCGGTCACGCAAATAACAAGATTATCGTTGATGTGAAGATCCGATTCAATCAGCAGTTTCCGTTGTTCGGGCGGTAGTTCGGACATGGCTTCGATGGCGTTGAGCAACAGATTCACGAGTACCTGTTCCAACTGGATCGCATCACCGATGGTTCGCAGCGGTTTGGGGCTCAGTTCCAGTTGCAGGCTGATAAAATTCCGCTGGATCTCATGCTGGAGCAGGGCGATCGAATTTTCGATGACCAGGTTGATATCGAGTATCTTTTGCTCGACTTCGCTTTTCTGCACGTGACGCCGCAGGCGTTTGATAGTTTCGCTGGCACGCTGGGCCTGACGCGACATTTCCTCGAGTGGTTCGATCAGATCATCGAGTGAAGTAATGCCCGAGCGAATCCGGCGGATGCAGCCGTTTGTGTAATTGTTGATGGCAGCCAGCGGCTGGTTGAGTTCGTGCGACAGTTCGGCAGCGAGTTCGCCCATCGTCGACAGACGAGAGAGGTGTGCCAGTTCTGCGCGGCGACGGACCAGTTCCTGTTCGGCCAGTTTCTGGTGTGTAATGTCGGTGGCGATGACCATGGCTGCAATCGTAATCCCGCCACTGACCATTGCTCCGATACGACAGGAGTAGATGTATTTCTGGCCTGAGGATGAGACGCCTTCGGTTTCCATCTCCTGTGGTTTTCCGGTCTGGAACACCTGTTTGAGAATCGTTTTGGCTTTCTGGATGTCCCCGGCAGGCAGGAATTGATAGATGGAGGATCCGATGATTTCTTCCATGGCCCGGTCAGCGAGGGGATGGTTGAGATAGAGGATCGTGCCATCGATGTCGAGGGTGAGGATGGTGTCCGGGGCGTTGGTTACGAGCGAACGCCAGCGGGCCTCGGTCTGTTGCAGTGCTCGATAGAGGCGATTGCGTTTGGTGTATTCTTCATTGAGACTGGCGTGAGCCTGCTGCAGCTCTGCTGTTCGTGCGGCGACGCGGGCTTCCAGGTTTTCATTGAGTTTTTCGAGTTCATCCAGGGCCGCCCGTTCGCGGGTCACATCTTTCACGCAGGAGAGCAGAAAGGTTTCGCCGCGGAAATAAATCTGGACCGCAGAGAGCATGGTGCAGAGCCGGGTTCCATTGGGAATGATAAAATCGAAGTACAGCTCGCGGGCGGTTCCTTCGCTTTTAACCTGCTCAATCATTTCACGACGCGTTTCTTTACTGGGCCAGAAGCCGATATCGAACGCGCTCTTTCCCAGAATCTCTTCCCGCGTGCACTGCAGGGCCGTCAAAAAGTTCTCGTTGACTTCGATAAAAATACCGGTGTCGATTTCCGTAATACACATCGCGATCGGATTGACCTGGAAGATGGTACTGAAACGTTCCTCGGAACGCCGCAGTTCTTCCTGTGATGCCACTTTCTCGGAGATATCGACGGCGACCGTGAGAAATCCGGCGATTTCCTGCTGGTCGTTATAGAGAGGCGTGTATTCCACATCGAGAGTCTGCTCGCCGACCGTCCTGACATGGCGCTGTTTTTCGCCGTGCAGAGTCCTCTGGAACAGATCGATCAGTTCCGGGTCGTCAGCAAATTCAGCGAAGATCGATTTGCCTACCCATTCGCCAGGTTCAAAACCGAGCCTGGTGAGCCCGCCCCCTTCGGAGAGGGTGACCATGCCCTGGCGATCGACGGCTGAAATAATAAAAGGGGTGATCGAGAGGATTTTCCGGAGTAACTGATGGCTGTCGTCCGAAAGTTTTTCCAGGAAATCAGGAGTCTGGATTTCGGGGAATGTCTCTGACAGCAGACGAGAGGTCAGACTGGTTTGATCCTGAGGTCTGGTTTGATCCACGATTCACCTCTCACTTCCCCTTTTCTGATCTCAGCGACGGCGGAGCGCGAACGGGGCGTCTGGATATCGTTTCGGAAGTGATTTCAACAGTACCGGCGAAACAGGAATTCAGCAGCACAGCAGCGGCGTAATCAGATTCACCAATGTTTATGGTACCCTGACAGGTGACTGACTGTCAAACTGCGGTGGCTGTCTCAGTATGGAATCGCTGTCTCCGCGGTTAAGCGGGTGGAAGATCGAAATTCTGTCCCGGTGTATTAGCGGAACTGTTAAGCCGTTCATGGTCGGTAATATCATATTTGAGCGGCGTCACCGTCACATAACCTTCCGAGAGTTCCTTGATGTCGGTACCCACTTCGAGCTGGTGGTTGATAATGGGATCCAGGCCGCTCCAGAAGTAGGGCCGCCCGCGGGGATCGATGCGTTTTTCCATCACATCAAAGTGGCGTTTGACGCCCAGGGAGGTCCATTTGACACCGCAGGGCCATTCGGGTCTGGTTTCGGGAAAGTTGATGTTCCATAGACGGTCAGCGGATGTCTCCTGCTGTGCCATCAATTGACGAATAATGGGGATGCTCTGTTCGGCCCAGCGATCATAATCCGGTTTGACATCATTCGAGAAGCTGCTTGCAGCGGAGACGGCAATCGAGGGGATCCCGGCGAAGGCACCTTCGATGGCACCCGCGACCGTACCGGAGTAAAGTACATTGATGCCGACATTCGAACCGGAGTTGATGCCGCTGACGATCAGATCTGGTTTCTGTGAGCAAAACTCGAGAATGCCAAGTTTGACGCAGTCCGCGGGACTGCCGGCGACCGCCCAGCCCCAATGCTTTTCTCCCTCGAATTCCTGATGTATCATCAGGGGGTGCAGATAGGTGATGCTCAAGCCGACGCCACTCTGTTCAGCGAGGGGGGCGACGACTTCCACATCTCCCAGTTGTGTGAGTGCGGCTCTCAGGCTCCGCAGACCCGGGGCATGAATACCATCGTCGTTGGTTAACAGGATTTGCACGAAACTACCTCGACTCTCTATGGAAACAGGTTTGACGGCTCCCGGAGAGAAAGCCGTTCCCTTGAATGTTTGCGTCAGACACGTCGAATTTTATTTTAGCCTAAGGGACGATTTTATGACACCACGCAGACTGTTTGCGGTCATTCCTGCCGCGGGACACAGCCGGCGGATGGGTACGCATAAGCTGCTGCTCACCCTGGGCGGAGAGACGGTCATTCAGCGGTTGATCCACGGATTGGCGACTCCCTGGATCACCCGCACGGTCATCGTGGCCCGCGGTGGAGATGAGGCGCTGGCGGAACACCTCGCAGGAGAGAATGTGGAACTGGTGCAACCGGAGGTCGATCCGCCGGATATGAAAGCCAGTGTGCAGGCGGGACTGCAGTGGATTGAAACGCACCATGCACCCACCGAAGAGGACAGCTGGCTGCTCATTCCCGCAGACCATCCGGTGCTTAAACAGACGCTGATTGAGCGGCTGTGCGAAGTCTGGTCGCAAAGTGAAGCGCGAATTCTGATTCCCGCGTTTCAGGGGAAGAAAGGGCACCCCGCATTTTTTCGCTGGTCGGTCGCGCATGAGGTCTTTCAACTGGGAGACGCGCAGGGAATCAATGCGCTCTGGAAAGAGGGGAGTGCCGCGCCGGTGCTCTGGGAATGCGACGATCCGGAGATATTAATCGACCTGGATACCCCCGCTGATCTGGATGCGGTTCGCGCGCGTTATGCGTCCGATTTTGAATGATCAACGCGCTTAGATATCTACATATGCTGAAGCGTAACGCGTCTCAAACGGGTTTGGCGTGTGGTTTTCATGACACATGTTGAGTGATGGTAGTCGTTTAAG is a window from the Gimesia benthica genome containing:
- a CDS encoding pre-peptidase C-terminal domain-containing protein, yielding MDSWSQAKLKELSTGLYELVIPVSRVLNFNTEAGYPVELKLTGYATARFLVDQETTDQFGDTIGTAHATGLSSASTGTNTYYGGIGNNTSIADPLLDVDMFQVQLNAGDSVIVDIDASQFQTGLDSVVRIFDAAGNEVAYSDDDLAPDENFVSFLSNFDSYVTYTNTTGSAGNFFIGISAYNDLDDPVSYDPTDTAGRPTGVDPSDVGSYDLHITVQNGAAPLHGTQAVITDAPLEDGTAVDLAVVRDQTQLDAYGQTSSLPNSDTWIDEWSSFWVEIYVETADAQGITAAIADLNYNTDFFTATAIEFGAAFADNGQAIIDDATGVVTGLSGTAQYEKAGHLKKALLARVKFESLEQDDVSIDFEDKFIGPHALGLSLSNVSVSLTDDTETTLLVGDAPETDLWAIAYDVNDDDVIDFKDLTILASVYNQNVLDTDSPYVWALDADKSGDVNFKDLTFFATNYGVSKGGDRDVVYPSNFLQRWYGKTTNISGDSSIDQVMDTALSIWQDALGMDEPLDIQLVITDLGGTQLGEGQITAVDEQGRPVAGIVTLDDDAAGLGWYSDISTTAFGGGELEGGVSYTADINSDAAGHYDLLTVLLHEIGHVAGFTDTYAPFESHIQVGVGGTLSFVGNGFEATLTDDGLHLDDSVHDGDVMNATLDPGVRKLPSILDALILQTAHETAASGDFEIMVGVNAPLMANLPLTGSDETVLPEAIQPLAPLVELAQVSFDASGSQSDPAGSNLPVIWNQVWNTLNQLSQGADPSELDLTLLEGLNEEFVQSLREHGLSIIESGEILGHELSELDPADWQLTGLDQDGDGDFDAVFSNWAGPIL
- a CDS encoding DUF3467 domain-containing protein — protein: MSAKKDDKPAEAAPEAAAEQAQGQAPAQQQQQVKVNDANVIASYANFCRVSSTPEELILDLGLNPQPLDPANTEINVGQRIILNHYTAKRLLSALSMALQRHEQAFGVLETDIRKRVVRQQQT
- a CDS encoding 2-oxoglutarate dehydrogenase E1 component codes for the protein MLDKPDPASSYHDGNGQSDVSLPDDLINELSSESLNFVEDLYTSYLESPSSVSEEWRNYFARFPQKSARKRKPGFGPTFKRHSMFNPPSPVRNEAVDRQTMKIADRQERLDQLIRNYRVRGHILASLDPLGKKRATPAELMPEFYDFSERDYDRVFSTSTFGGPKQRTLREMIQWLKNTYCRSIGAQFMHIDSLRVREWLQTRMESTANFLKFERPEALRILRRLTDAVGFEEFIQKKYVGLKSFSLEGAESLIPLLDLAIEKAGEQGVDEIVFGMAHRGRLNVLTNIMGKKPREIFREYEDSVPEMSVGRGDVKYHLGYSSDWMTESGHNVHLTLCFNPSHLEFVNPVAMGRMRAKQDRWHNIDRTKGMVLLIHGDAAFAGEGVVQESLNLSELRGYRTGGTIHVVVNNQIGFTTDPAQSRSSTYATDVAKMLQIPIFHVNGEDPEAVAQVVRLAMDFRKEFHRDVVIDMYCYRRRGHNEGDEPSFTQPLMYDVIDKRPSVRDSFLQRMLERKSVTEEDADRLQEESVSHLEAELAAARVENYPHKVELPGGIWTGYRGGKELPADQIDTGVPEESLSNLLLKQTELPDGFTPHKKIKRLLQIRKDMAAGERKLDWGTAEALAFASLLTEGYRIRVSGQDAQRGTFSHRHAVLHDVKTGKKYTPLKHLVSGQGTVEIVNSPLSEAGVLGFDYGYSLDCPDGLIIWEAQFGDFVNAAQVIIDQFIVSAEDKWQRYSGMVMLLPHGFEGQGPEHSSARFERFLQLAAESNIQIAVPTTPDQFFHLLRRQVIRKWRKPLIVMTPKSLLRHRDAVSSFSSLTSGSFMKVIGDTSDLNPQKVKRILLCTGKIYYDLNERRRQTERDDVAVVRIEQLYPVPHEDLEAALAPYPEGTPVYWVQEEPENMGAWRFIYCRFKGNLFGRHPLHGVYRPASASPATGSGRSHQFEQEMLINESFRDDS
- the fhcD gene encoding formylmethanofuran--tetrahydromethanopterin N-formyltransferase, with protein sequence MNTQPELAWNDVPVCDTFAEAFTTVGTRIIVTAVSESWVRIAATEVTGYATSVIACDAEAGVEKFLSPEESPDGRPGVSLMFFAFSRSALEKAVTNRVGQCILTCPTTACYAGIPVTDPEKALALGKQLRFFGDGFQISKKWEDRRLWRIPVMDGEFVCEDRVGSFKGVAGGNLLICATNQSAGLLATEAAVTAMQAVDNVILPFPGGIVRSGSKVGSKYSALKASTNDAYCPTLRAETDSDLPEGTGCVYEIVIDGETFDDVQQAMCEGLQAATQLPGLLQITAGNYGGKLGKHHFHLAEVIAELKQR
- a CDS encoding response regulator transcription factor codes for the protein MTIQQEATVFVVDDDPAIRKSLRWLIESVGLKVQTHELASEFLESYSPDHPGCLVLDVRIPGMSGLELQEKLRERGYDIPVIIVSGYGDVPMAVRAMKAGAVDFLEKPVSDQVLLDYIQKGIERDIKNKANRLQNKELVERKATLTRRENEVMKYVVSGFSSREIAEKLNVSFKTVEAHRAKIMKKMQAKSVPKLIQMELQIQGSPTPTQER